The Megalobrama amblycephala isolate DHTTF-2021 linkage group LG7, ASM1881202v1, whole genome shotgun sequence genome window below encodes:
- the LOC125271531 gene encoding uncharacterized protein LOC125271531 produces the protein MKETLNELAHLRDSRFGQPWPRHGLKLLHWFSNDCVSFSNDNVMISECDPANGDFGFHLFENRYDENGDKLLPDIDFPYYVVGNLNSPGAEELPDYVSEDNSPDLHNSNTDRIIVSLYDEEWFQRVYVTQHRDRSNDYDPNATYPISRGLLMIIRRMSLEHFLKEMGYYTYIQPFNPMPVINYSPQTTNTFSLDFTAVTASSSDSDDSESPETQNNDTKIQMDDDTPSLNSSENLHKRKGFWESICTIL, from the coding sequence ATGAAGGAAACATTAAATGAATTGGCCCACCTGAGAGACTCTAGGTTCGGTCAACCCTGGCCCAGACATGGTCTCAAACTCCTCCACTGGTTCTCCAATGACTGTGTTTCTTTTAGCAATGACAATGTCAtgatctctgaatgtgacccaGCCAACGGAGATTTTGGTTTTCACCTCTTTGAGAACAGATATGACGAAAATGGGGATAAACTTCTTCCAGACATAGACTTCCCTTACTATGTGGTTGGCAATCTAAATTCACCAGGAGCTGAAGAACTTCCTGATTATGTCTCAGAAGACAATTCTCCTGACCTTCACAACAGCAACACAGACCGGATTATTGTCAGTCTCTATGATGAGGAGTGGTTTCAGAGAGTTTATGTGACTCAACACCGTGACCGATCAAACGACTACGATCCAAACGCCACTTACCCAATCTCCAGAGGCCTTCTCATGATCATCAGGAGGATGAGTTTAGAGCACTTTCTGAAGGAAATGGGttattatacatacatacagccTTTCAACCCAATGCCTGTCATCAATTACAGTCCTCAAACTACAAACACATTCAGTCTAGATTTCACTGCGGTCACCGCATCATCCAGCGATTCAGATGACAGCGAGTCTCCTGAAACACAGAACAATGACACCAAAATCCAGATGGATGATGACACACCTTCACTCAACTCCTCAGAGAACTTACACAAGAGGAAGGGATTTTGGGAAAGTATCTGCACCatactttaa